The Monodelphis domestica isolate mMonDom1 chromosome 7, mMonDom1.pri, whole genome shotgun sequence genome window below encodes:
- the BAG1 gene encoding BAG family molecular chaperone regulator 1 isoform X3, whose translation MEQPLSALGVKNGCRVMLIGKKNSPEEEAELKKLRDLEKSVEKIADQLVGVNEELGGIQKGFLAKDLRAEALSKLDKRIKGTVEQFMKILEQIDSLTYNNYQAPLAEQDFQSSTLSCPTLFRCCLCPKVTESVSPGYPTTLPENFRDCRLKRKGLVKKVQAFLAQCDTVERRIEQETDKLQSKNLALAE comes from the exons atggaACAACCATTGTCAGCACTTGGAGTCAAAAATGGTTGCAGAGTGATGTTGATTGGAAAGAAG AACAGTCCAGAGGAAGAAGCTGAActaaagaaattaagagatttgGAGAAGTCAGTAGAGAAAATTGCTGACCAACTAGTAGGGGTCAATGAAGAACTTGGTGGTATTCAGAAG GGTTTTCTAGCCAAGGACTTGCGAGCGGAAGCTCTCAGCAAACTTgacaagagaataaaaggaactgTTGAGCAGTTTATGAAGATCTTGGAACAGATTGATTCATTA ACTTACAATAACTACCAGGCCCCTCTTGCTGAGCAGGACTTCCAGTCCTCGACTCTCTCCTGCCCAACTCTCTTCCGTTGCTGCTTATGCCCCAAAGTGACAGAATCCGTTTCACCGGGATACCCAACG ACTCTTCCAGAGAATTTCAGAGACTGTAGACTGAAAAGGAAGGGATTGGTGAAAAAGGTTCAG gCCTTCCTAGCTCAGTGTGACACAGTGGAAAGAAGGATTGAACAAGAAACAGATAAGCTGCAATCAAAAAATTTGGCCCTGGCTGAATGA